In Tenebrio molitor chromosome 6, icTenMoli1.1, whole genome shotgun sequence, one genomic interval encodes:
- the Traf6 gene encoding TNF receptor-associated factor 6 codes for MSAHNTLAQESSITDSFSAPESRFECPICLAWLRDPVLTSCGHRFCRNCMESWLERENARCPIDNTKLHRDSDIFPDNFTRREISQQKTKCPNIVRGCIEELSPLDVDAHLLVCKYKPPELPENEKLRCSFVEFGCEDKFEDEPEAQRHLDQHVQKHLILLSQAYSKFAIGAQNGASSSTIAQQANFWDPPSKNEAAVSTNDVNGLLKALYEKVVLLEQKTREQDIITANMSEQISSLNLSMSKMHLRYCNGCYLWHFNDFKNKINAMRNDPHVMHYSPGFYTSTFGYRLCIRLNLSPKDPNYIAILIHVMKTEHDHALDWPFSGRLSIILVHPLEPFRNIKETMMTRPELEAFKRPAQDMNPRGFGYTEFALIEEIFTQGYVDNNQLLIKVQAQPV; via the exons ATGTCGGCTCACAACACCCTCGCCCAAGAGAGCTCCATCACCGACAGTTTCTCGGCCCCGGAGTCGCGCTTTGAGTGCCCCATTTGCCTGGCGTGGCTCCGGGACCCCGTCCTAACCTCGTGCGGCCACCGATTCTGCCGCAACTGCATGGAGTCGTGGTTGGA ACGCGAGAACGCCCGCTGCCCCATCGACAATACCAAGCTGCATCGGGACAGCGACATTTTCCCCGACAACTTCACCCGCAGGGAGATCTCGCAGCAGAAAACCAAGTGCCCCAACATCGTGCGAGGCTGCATCGAGGAGCTGTCCCCGCTCGACGTCGACGCACACCTGCTGGTGTGCAAGTACAAGCCCCCTGAGCTTCCCGAAAACGAGAAGTTGCGCTGCTCGTTCGTCGAGTTCGGATGCGAGGATAAGTTCGAGGACGAGCCGGAGGCGCAGCGGCACCTGGACCAGCACGTCCAGAAGCATCTCATC CTGCTGTCGCAAGCGTACAGCAAGTTCGCAATCGGCGCCCAAAACGGCGCGAGCTCGTCGACTATAGCTCAACAGGCCAATTTCTGGGACCCGCCGTCCAAGAACGAAGCCGCGGTTTCGACGAATGACGTAAACGGCCTCTTGAA GGCTCTGTACGAGAAGGTCGTGCTCTTGGAACAAAAAACTCGAGAACAAGACATCATTACTGCCAATATGTCGGAACAAATCTCATCGCTCAATCTCTCAATGTCCAAGATGCATTTGCGCTACTGTAACGGTTGCTACTTGTGGCATTTTAACGACTTCAAGAACAAAATCAACGCCATGAGGAACGATCCCCACGTCATGCACTACAGTCCGGGGTTCTACACCTCGACGTTTGGATATAG ATTGTGCATCCGGTTAAACTTGTCTCCCAAAGATCCAAACTACATCGCCATTTTGATCCACGTGATGAAGACGGAGCACGACCACGCCTTAGACTGGCCCTTCAGTGGCAGATTATCAATAATCCTAGTCCATCCGTT AGAGCCTTTTCGCAACATAAAAGAGACGATGATGACGCGTCCGGAGCTGGAAGCGTTCAAGAGACCGGCTCAGGACATGAACCCGCGCGGGTTCGGCTACACGGAATTTGCCTTGATCGAGGAGATCTTCACCCAAGGTTACGTCGATAATAACCAGTTGTTGATAAAAGTGCAAGCTCAACCCGTTTGa
- the LOC138132462 gene encoding uncharacterized protein yields the protein MQLSGAVVDLLDLQGSSVAICLEDGWDTTAQVFGSATLPRPLLPHPGRLPRPRREGVDRLPPLQPPQQPQRQLTNGFRSGRGDVGVVDNSGSGAPKKTDDKSFYSLRTSRRTYNFCASAEEWLLYSNTPIIPKVAFSHIPIIG from the exons ATGCAGCTGTCGGGTGCCGTGGTCGACCTCCTCGACCTGCAAGGTTCCTCCGTGGCGATCTGCCTCGAGGACGGTTGGGACACCACCGCTCAAGTGTTCGGTAGCGCAACTTTGCCTCGACCCTTACTACCGCACCCTGGAAGGCTTCCGCGTCCTAGACGAGAAGGAGTGGATCGGCTTCCACCGCTTCAGCCACCGCAGCAACCTCAACGCCAACTCACGAATGGTTTCAGATCTGGCCGAGGTGATGTCGGTGTCGTCGACAACTCCGGCTCCGGGGCCCCCAAGAAGACAGACGACAAGTCGTTCTATAGC TTGCGCACCAGTCGCCGCACGTACAATTTTTGCGCGTCCGCAGAAGAGTGGCTTCTCTACAGTAATACTCCTATAATACCCAAAGTTGCTTTTAGTCACATCCCTATAATAGGTTGa